From the genome of Amycolatopsis sp. NBC_01488, one region includes:
- a CDS encoding acyl-CoA thioesterase produces the protein MTEPRRPIVEMPLRVRYHECDGQGIVFNAHYLAYVDMCAFEAEKALFGSHDEFLAHRTDVVVAEANLKFRAPARYDEELVVSQYLNHLGTTSLIFDFEIHRGEALLAAATIRYVFIDPETLRPEAPPEPVRKVYAALLEG, from the coding sequence GTGACCGAACCCCGCCGCCCGATCGTCGAGATGCCGCTGCGCGTGCGCTACCACGAGTGCGACGGCCAGGGCATCGTCTTCAACGCCCACTACCTGGCCTATGTGGACATGTGCGCGTTCGAGGCGGAGAAGGCGCTGTTCGGTTCGCACGACGAGTTCCTGGCCCACCGCACCGACGTCGTGGTGGCGGAGGCGAACCTGAAGTTCCGCGCGCCCGCCCGGTACGACGAGGAACTGGTCGTCTCGCAGTACCTGAACCACCTCGGGACGACGTCGCTGATCTTCGACTTCGAGATCCACCGCGGCGAAGCCCTCCTCGCCGCGGCGACCATCCGGTACGTCTTCATCGACCCCGAGACGCTGCGGCCGGAGGCACCACCCGAGCCGGTGCGCAAGGTCTACGCGGCCCTGCTCGAGGGCTGA
- a CDS encoding MFS transporter — protein sequence MTTRISGTATGAVSEKRVIGNVLRGSIGNLIEWYDWYAYAAFTTYFAKSFFPTTDTTAAFLGTAAVFAVGFLMRPLGGWLLGRFADRFGRRNALVLSVTFMAGGSLLIAVTPSYHTIGIAAPILLLVARLIQGLSVGGEYSTSATYLSEVATPGKRGFYSSFQYVTLYGGQLLALGLQLVLQAVLTEQQLTAWGWRIAFGVGTVAALTVMWLRRGMDESESYRREADQSKATGERGTLRTLAQYPKEIALVVGLTLGGTVAFYTFATYSQKFLENTAHIPRRQVTVVLFCAILVAAILQPLAGRLSDRIGRRPLLLFFGIGGTLLTVPLMTVMGTTRNPVGAFFLVLAGLVIVAGYTSINAIVKAELFPTKIRALGVGLPYALTVAIFGGTAELIAQALKSAGHEPVFFWYVAGCVLVSLIVYGTMRETSKTSELEER from the coding sequence ATGACAACCCGGATCAGCGGCACCGCCACGGGGGCCGTGAGCGAGAAACGCGTTATCGGCAACGTGCTCCGCGGCTCGATCGGCAACTTGATCGAGTGGTACGACTGGTACGCCTATGCGGCGTTCACCACATACTTCGCCAAGTCGTTCTTCCCGACGACCGACACCACGGCCGCGTTCCTGGGGACCGCCGCGGTGTTCGCGGTCGGGTTCCTCATGCGCCCGCTCGGCGGCTGGCTGCTCGGCCGGTTCGCCGACCGGTTCGGCCGCCGCAATGCGCTCGTGCTCTCGGTGACGTTCATGGCGGGCGGCTCGCTGCTCATCGCCGTCACGCCGAGCTACCACACGATCGGGATCGCCGCGCCGATCCTGCTGCTCGTCGCGCGGCTGATCCAGGGCCTGTCGGTCGGCGGCGAGTACTCCACCTCGGCGACGTACCTGTCCGAAGTGGCCACTCCCGGCAAGCGCGGCTTCTACTCCAGCTTCCAGTACGTGACGCTCTACGGCGGCCAGCTCCTGGCCCTGGGGCTCCAGCTGGTCCTGCAGGCGGTCCTCACCGAGCAGCAGCTGACCGCGTGGGGCTGGCGGATCGCGTTCGGGGTCGGCACCGTCGCCGCGCTCACCGTGATGTGGCTGCGCCGCGGCATGGACGAATCCGAGAGCTACCGGCGCGAAGCCGACCAGAGCAAGGCGACCGGCGAGCGCGGCACGCTGCGCACGCTCGCCCAGTACCCCAAGGAGATCGCGCTCGTCGTCGGCCTGACCCTCGGCGGCACGGTGGCGTTCTACACCTTCGCCACCTACAGCCAGAAGTTCCTGGAGAACACCGCGCACATCCCGCGGCGGCAGGTCACCGTCGTGCTGTTCTGCGCGATCCTCGTCGCGGCGATCCTGCAGCCGCTCGCGGGCCGGCTGTCCGACCGGATCGGCCGCCGCCCGCTGCTGCTGTTCTTCGGCATCGGCGGCACGCTGCTCACGGTCCCGCTGATGACGGTCATGGGCACCACCCGCAACCCCGTCGGCGCGTTCTTCCTCGTCCTGGCCGGGCTGGTGATCGTCGCCGGGTACACCTCGATCAACGCGATCGTGAAGGCCGAGCTGTTCCCGACGAAGATCCGCGCGCTCGGCGTCGGGCTGCCCTACGCGCTGACCGTGGCGATCTTCGGGGGCACCGCCGAGCTCATCGCGCAGGCGCTGAAGAGTGCCGGGCACGAACCGGTGTTCTTCTGGTACGTCGCGGGCTGCGTCCTGGTCTCCCTGATCGTCTACGGCACAATGCGGGAAACCTCGAAGACCTCGGAGCTGGAAGAGCGCTGA
- a CDS encoding response regulator transcription factor — protein MAVRVLLVEDDAGVAGALAESLHARGHPVTSVGRGADALHRHRDADLVLLDLGLPDLDGLDVLRKIRAVSPVPVIVLTARGDERSIVRGLRLGADDYLTKPVRLAELLARMDAVVRRAVARDAPAGDVVRVEDVEVDLGARRVLVAGHDIGLTTKEFEILAVLAARPGTAVSRQQLMDEVWGDAYLAVSRSLDVHLTGLRAKLDRPGLLTTIRGFGYRLGRD, from the coding sequence ATGGCCGTGCGCGTGCTCCTCGTCGAAGACGACGCGGGCGTCGCGGGCGCGCTCGCGGAGTCGCTGCACGCGCGCGGCCACCCCGTCACCAGCGTCGGCCGCGGAGCCGACGCCCTGCACCGCCACCGCGACGCCGACCTCGTCCTGCTGGACCTGGGCCTGCCCGATCTCGACGGCCTGGACGTCCTCCGCAAGATCCGCGCGGTCTCGCCGGTTCCGGTCATCGTGCTGACCGCCCGCGGCGACGAACGCTCGATCGTGCGCGGCCTGCGCCTCGGCGCCGACGACTACCTCACCAAGCCGGTGCGGCTGGCCGAACTGCTGGCCCGGATGGACGCCGTCGTGCGCCGGGCGGTGGCCCGCGACGCCCCGGCCGGCGACGTCGTCCGCGTCGAGGACGTCGAAGTCGACCTCGGCGCGCGCCGGGTCCTCGTCGCCGGGCACGACATCGGGCTCACCACCAAGGAGTTCGAGATCCTGGCCGTCCTCGCCGCGCGCCCCGGCACCGCGGTCAGCCGCCAGCAGCTGATGGACGAGGTCTGGGGCGACGCCTACCTCGCGGTGTCGCGCTCGCTCGACGTCCACCTGACCGGCCTGCGCGCGAAGCTCGACCGGCCGGGGCTGCTGACCACGATCCGCGGCTTCGGCTACCGGCTCGGCCGGGACTGA
- a CDS encoding sensor histidine kinase, which translates to MRTRLLVVLVALALAVVAAFAVPLLAATAEQRTQQLVISRTADVDRFVVLAQQAVDTRDSAALAADAARYAELYGEGVVIVDQRRAPLVQAGGLTAADPAVHALVEAAMRNEPAPQVGRLGPWSAEPAYFARPVGTGTRVSGVVVLRASVTAAAADVAARWGTIGAGALLVAVVFVLLAVVLARWMVRPLHELETGVLAVAAGHRAHVPERTGPRELRVLAGEVNRMSEAVLEAAEQQHRLVADASHQLRNPLAALRLRVDSLAGRVDGDEATYRATVAEVERLEKLLDGMLALALAESTATRVAAGGVAESCDLAAVLAERVDAWRPSAEDAGSTLVPPPGHDEPVTVRCPEGELAQILDVLLDNAVRYAGRGAKITTDWESGADTATLVVRDDGPGLSTEDRARATERFWRAGGEGAPRGTGLGLAIAHQQVRTRGGVLDLRPARPHGLEVRVTLPLEVPR; encoded by the coding sequence GTGCGCACCCGGCTGCTGGTCGTCCTGGTCGCCCTCGCGCTCGCGGTGGTCGCCGCGTTCGCCGTGCCGCTGCTGGCAGCCACGGCCGAGCAGCGCACCCAGCAGCTGGTCATCTCCCGGACCGCCGACGTCGACCGGTTCGTCGTGCTGGCCCAGCAGGCCGTCGACACGCGCGACTCCGCCGCGCTCGCCGCCGACGCGGCCCGTTATGCCGAGCTGTACGGCGAAGGCGTCGTCATCGTCGACCAAAGGCGCGCGCCGCTGGTGCAGGCCGGTGGGCTGACCGCGGCCGACCCGGCGGTGCACGCACTGGTCGAGGCGGCGATGCGCAACGAGCCGGCGCCGCAGGTCGGCAGGCTCGGCCCGTGGTCGGCCGAACCGGCGTACTTCGCGCGGCCGGTCGGCACCGGCACCCGGGTGTCCGGCGTGGTCGTGCTGCGGGCGTCGGTGACGGCGGCGGCCGCGGACGTCGCGGCCCGCTGGGGCACCATCGGCGCCGGGGCGCTGCTCGTCGCCGTGGTGTTCGTGCTGCTGGCCGTGGTGCTGGCCCGGTGGATGGTCCGGCCGCTGCACGAGCTGGAGACCGGCGTCCTGGCCGTCGCCGCCGGGCACCGCGCGCACGTCCCGGAACGCACCGGGCCGCGGGAGCTGCGGGTGCTGGCCGGCGAGGTCAACCGGATGTCCGAGGCCGTGCTCGAAGCGGCCGAGCAGCAGCACCGGCTGGTCGCCGACGCCTCCCACCAGCTCCGGAACCCGCTGGCCGCGCTGCGCCTGCGCGTCGATTCGCTCGCCGGCCGGGTCGACGGCGACGAGGCCACCTACCGGGCGACCGTCGCCGAGGTCGAACGCCTGGAGAAGCTCCTCGACGGGATGCTGGCCCTGGCGCTGGCCGAAAGCACGGCGACGCGGGTCGCCGCCGGGGGCGTGGCCGAGTCGTGCGACCTCGCGGCCGTGCTCGCCGAACGCGTCGACGCCTGGCGGCCGTCGGCCGAAGACGCCGGTTCGACGCTCGTGCCACCTCCCGGGCACGACGAGCCGGTCACCGTGCGTTGCCCGGAAGGCGAACTCGCGCAGATCCTCGACGTGCTGCTGGACAACGCGGTCCGCTACGCCGGCCGCGGCGCGAAGATCACCACCGACTGGGAAAGCGGCGCCGACACCGCGACCCTCGTCGTCCGCGACGACGGGCCCGGACTGTCCACTGAGGACCGTGCGCGGGCGACCGAGCGGTTCTGGCGGGCCGGCGGTGAAGGCGCGCCGCGCGGGACCGGGCTCGGGCTGGCCATCGCGCACCAGCAGGTGCGGACCCGCGGCGGCGTCCTGGACCTGCGCCCGGCACGCCCCCACGGCCTCGAAGTCCGCGTCACCCTGCCGCTGGAGGTGCCGCGATGA
- a CDS encoding TAXI family TRAP transporter solute-binding subunit, translating into MTLTRRTALLGGLGLALAGCSTAGYGGPERTLTIAAGERGGFYLAFAELLSAELSRAEPRLHATALPTEASVANVDLVRRGQADLGLVLADVAQTALGGGAPFTEKVPLLALGRVYENYLQLVVRADGPVRRLADLAGRPVSLGAGGSGAAQLGDRLFAKAGITVDARHLLFDDAVRALAARRIDAMLWSGGVPTPKLADLTRTTPIALLPLDAVVPSLRAAYGPVYDQVQVPDGAYRGVGALGTIGVANLLVCSAALPDDVAAAVVRLLVERATDLVPAEAVGTQFLDVRTLIGTQPVPLQPGAAAAYRTLHG; encoded by the coding sequence ATGACCCTCACCCGCCGGACCGCCCTGCTCGGCGGCCTCGGCCTCGCGCTGGCCGGCTGCTCGACGGCCGGCTACGGTGGCCCCGAACGGACGCTCACCATCGCGGCCGGCGAACGCGGCGGGTTTTATCTCGCCTTCGCCGAGCTGCTCTCCGCCGAGCTGAGCCGCGCCGAGCCGCGGCTGCACGCCACTGCCCTGCCGACCGAGGCGAGCGTCGCCAACGTCGACCTGGTGCGGCGCGGGCAGGCCGACCTCGGGCTGGTGCTCGCCGACGTCGCCCAGACGGCGCTCGGCGGCGGCGCGCCGTTCACGGAGAAGGTGCCGCTGCTCGCGCTCGGCCGCGTCTACGAGAACTACCTCCAGCTCGTCGTGCGGGCCGACGGCCCGGTGCGGCGGCTCGCCGACCTGGCGGGCCGCCCGGTGTCGCTCGGCGCGGGCGGGTCCGGCGCGGCCCAGCTCGGCGATCGGCTGTTCGCGAAGGCCGGGATCACCGTGGACGCCCGGCACCTGCTCTTCGACGACGCCGTGCGCGCCCTGGCGGCCCGGCGGATCGACGCCATGCTGTGGTCCGGCGGGGTGCCGACGCCGAAGCTCGCGGATCTCACCCGCACGACGCCGATCGCGCTGCTGCCGCTCGACGCCGTGGTCCCGTCGCTGCGGGCCGCGTACGGGCCGGTGTACGACCAGGTCCAGGTGCCCGACGGCGCGTACCGCGGGGTCGGCGCGCTGGGCACGATCGGCGTGGCGAACCTGCTGGTCTGCTCCGCCGCGCTGCCCGACGACGTCGCCGCGGCGGTCGTCCGGCTGCTCGTCGAGCGGGCGACCGACCTGGTGCCCGCCGAAGCCGTCGGCACGCAGTTCCTCGACGTCCGGACGCTGATCGGCACCCAGCCGGTTCCGCTGCAGCCGGGCGCGGCGGCCGCGTACCGGACGCTGCACGGCTGA